The proteins below are encoded in one region of Campylobacter helveticus:
- the rsmG gene encoding 16S rRNA (guanine(527)-N(7))-methyltransferase RsmG translates to MKFLPDYDKKLFEKRVEIYKNLLKKFNQIHNLTHFKNIDENIQDSIEILNFIDLTKAQNIIDIGSGAGFPAIFLSFLLDSRFYLFEPNAKKSAFLRSVKVECELKNLTIFKEKVQNHKAQFKADFITSRALMKAKDLVQICQNLSDENTSFILYKGSEAKKEMQDFKDYQIYENKWRKYCVFTFKNFTRKI, encoded by the coding sequence GTGAAATTTTTGCCAGATTATGACAAAAAACTTTTTGAAAAAAGGGTAGAAATTTATAAAAATTTACTTAAAAAATTTAATCAAATTCACAATCTCACCCATTTTAAAAACATCGATGAAAACATACAAGATAGCATAGAAATATTAAATTTCATCGACCTTACAAAGGCTCAAAATATCATTGATATAGGAAGTGGAGCGGGCTTTCCTGCCATTTTTTTAAGCTTTTTGCTTGATAGTCGTTTTTATCTTTTTGAGCCAAATGCCAAAAAATCTGCCTTTTTAAGAAGTGTAAAAGTAGAATGTGAGCTTAAAAATCTTACCATTTTTAAAGAAAAAGTTCAAAATCATAAAGCACAATTTAAGGCTGATTTTATCACATCAAGAGCCTTGATGAAGGCAAAAGATTTAGTCCAAATTTGTCAAAATTTAAGCGATGAAAACACAAGCTTTATCCTTTATAAAGGAAGCGAGGCTAAAAAAGAAATGCAAGACTTTAAGGATTATCAAATTTATGAAAATAAATGGCGTAAATACTGCGTTTTTACATTTAAAAATTTCACACGCAAAATTTAA